In the genome of Gemmatimonas sp., the window AGCCACTGGCCCCACACGCAGCGCGTACCCGAAATCTTTCGATCCTCGGTCACGCCCAGTTCCGGATCGAGCCACCTCACTCGGTAGCCATCGCCCGAGAGGACGAAGAGACGCGTATTGGAGATCCATTCCAGCGTGGAAGGAGGCGCAGCTTCCAGCAGTGGGCGAGGCTCGCCGCCACCGATGGGCAGGATCATGGTGTGCGTCCTGGTCGCGAAGGCGAGGCGCTGCCCGTCGGGGGAAATGCGCGGACTGCGGCCACCCGACGTGCCGGTGATCGGCACCGCAGACGCGTCGATGAGACTGCGGCGCCAGAGCATCGTGGAGTCGCCGCGCTGCACGGCATACACCACGAAATCGCCGCGAGGCGAGACCGACAGTTGCCGACTCGACGAACCAAAGCCGGTGGCGATCGTGCCCGCCACGCGCGCCATCGGCGCACTGTCCGGAAGCGCCGCATCGAAGATCGCGGCCGAGGCTGCGATGGGCGCCCGCGTAAGCGCCCATGCAGCCACCACCAGCGATGCGACGGTCGTGAACGCGAGTGCGGCCGCGATCACTCGCAGTCTCCGGCTGCGATCGGTTGGAGCCTGTACCGACAGTGAGTCTACCGCGTTGCGGTCCACCGCCATCGTGTTCGCGGTGAGGGCCGCGACGAATTCCGCCGTGCTGGCATAGCGATCGGCCGGCAGCTTGCTCAGTGCGCGGAGCACCGCCTGCTCCGCCCCGAACGGCACCGTATCGCGCACCGTGCGGATCGCCTGCGGCTTTTCGGTGAGTACGCGCGCCACGATGGCCTGCACGCTGGAGCCGGTGAACGGCGCGTCGCCGGTGAGCATTTCGTACGTCACCGCGCCGAGCGCGTAGATATCCGCGCGCGCATCTATGGTGCGTTCGCCCATGGCCTGTTCGGGGCTCATGTACTGCGGTGTGCCGAGACTGAGGCCCGTTTGGGTCATGCGCTGACCGCCGGCAGCTTGCACAGCGAGGGCGATGCCGAAGTCGGCGACCGTGGCGTGCCCGTTCTGCAGCAGGATGTTCTCGGGCTTCACATCGCGGTGAACGATGCCGAGGGCGTGCGCCGCGCCGAGGGCGTCGGCCACTTCGCGCGCGATGCGCAGCGCGTCGTCGATCGGCAATTGCCGCTCACGCTCGAGGCGCGCGCGTAGTGTTTCGCCCGCGACGAACGGCATGACGTAATACAGCAATCCGTCCGCGTCGCCTGAGTCGAGCAGCGGGAGAATATGCGGATGTTGCAACCGCGCCGTCGTGCGAATTTCAGTTAAGAACCGGTCGCCGCCGAGTGCCGCACCCAAATCGGGGTGCAACACCTTGATCGCGACATCGCGGTCGTGTTTGATATCGTGCGCGAGATACACGGTGGCCATGCCGCCGGCGCCAAGTTCGCGCTCAACGCGATAGCGGTCGGCGAGTGCGGCGGTGAGACGCGACAGTCGATCACTCATGTGCGCACTCCCCCCGAGGGCGCGAGCAGCGAATCCACCTCACGCCACGGCACCAGCTGCGTGGCCCCGCGTGTCTGTCGTGACGTTCCTCCGTAGATCACCCGCGTTTCGATGGCAAGCGTTCGTGCGCTCTGACGA includes:
- a CDS encoding protein kinase — encoded protein: MSDRLSRLTAALADRYRVERELGAGGMATVYLAHDIKHDRDVAIKVLHPDLGAALGGDRFLTEIRTTARLQHPHILPLLDSGDADGLLYYVMPFVAGETLRARLERERQLPIDDALRIAREVADALGAAHALGIVHRDVKPENILLQNGHATVADFGIALAVQAAGGQRMTQTGLSLGTPQYMSPEQAMGERTIDARADIYALGAVTYEMLTGDAPFTGSSVQAIVARVLTEKPQAIRTVRDTVPFGAEQAVLRALSKLPADRYASTAEFVAALTANTMAVDRNAVDSLSVQAPTDRSRRLRVIAAALAFTTVASLVVAAWALTRAPIAASAAIFDAALPDSAPMARVAGTIATGFGSSSRQLSVSPRGDFVVYAVQRGDSTMLWRRSLIDASAVPITGTSGGRSPRISPDGQRLAFATRTHTMILPIGGGEPRPLLEAAPPSTLEWISNTRLFVLSGDGYRVRWLDPELGVTEDRKISGTRCVWGQWL